In Planctomycetota bacterium, a genomic segment contains:
- a CDS encoding alpha/beta hydrolase, translated as MNRLLTILLLLTQAALSSARPQEPTGELPYEAFDVMIESTAEGVTLAGTVTIPPGEGPFPAAVLITGSGPQNRDEEIAGHKPFLVLADRLTRAGIVVLRYDDRGFGQSTGDFASATTRDFADDAAAAADWLRKHDKTSVVGLIGHSEGGYVAPMIAAEDDGIAFVITLAGPALTGLDVLARQNVDLFLAAGATQDQANAVGKAAREAFQAAVDEAPRDELTELVAALVRRQVGLPDGTAIPPQLQPAIAATVEQATQPWLLGFLQHDPADDIRQTRVPFLALLGEKDLQVSAEQSQPVLEELLSRNDDATIVVVPSVNHLFQPATTGLPNEYGRIDVTFDEATMTQIADWISERFAG; from the coding sequence ATGAATCGCTTGTTGACCATTCTGCTGCTTCTCACCCAAGCTGCATTGTCTTCTGCTCGGCCGCAGGAGCCGACGGGTGAGCTGCCTTACGAGGCGTTCGACGTGATGATCGAGAGCACGGCAGAGGGCGTGACGCTGGCCGGGACGGTGACGATTCCCCCTGGAGAAGGTCCGTTCCCGGCGGCGGTGCTGATCACGGGCAGTGGGCCTCAGAATCGCGATGAGGAGATCGCAGGGCACAAGCCGTTTCTCGTTCTGGCCGACCGGCTGACGCGGGCGGGCATCGTCGTCCTGCGCTACGACGATCGCGGTTTCGGACAAAGCACCGGCGACTTCGCGTCGGCGACCACACGCGACTTTGCCGACGATGCCGCGGCCGCTGCGGACTGGCTGAGGAAGCACGACAAGACGAGCGTCGTCGGTCTCATCGGCCACAGCGAAGGCGGCTACGTCGCCCCGATGATCGCTGCCGAGGACGACGGCATCGCGTTCGTCATCACGCTCGCGGGTCCCGCGCTGACGGGGCTCGACGTGCTGGCACGCCAGAACGTCGATTTGTTCCTTGCGGCAGGTGCGACGCAGGACCAGGCGAACGCCGTCGGCAAGGCCGCGCGGGAGGCCTTTCAGGCGGCCGTCGACGAGGCACCGCGTGACGAGCTGACCGAGCTGGTGGCCGCGCTCGTGCGTCGTCAGGTCGGCCTGCCGGATGGCACTGCGATTCCGCCGCAGCTTCAGCCGGCTATCGCTGCGACGGTCGAACAGGCGACGCAGCCTTGGCTCCTGGGCTTCCTGCAACACGACCCGGCCGACGACATTCGCCAAACGCGGGTGCCGTTCCTCGCGTTGCTCGGCGAGAAGGACCTGCAAGTGTCCGCCGAGCAAAGCCAACCCGTGCTGGAAGAGCTGCTGTCGCGCAACGACGACGCGACGATCGTCGTCGTGCCAAGTGTGAACCATCTCTTCCAACCGGCAACAACCGGCCTGCCGAATGAGTACGGCCGTATCGACGTGACCTTCGACGAGGCGACGATGACGCAGATCGCCGACTGGATCAGCGAGCGTTTCGCGGGCTGA